The DNA segment AAAATTCAGAACGCTGCCGGACCCGCTGAATCGAATAACAGGCCACCACCCCGACAATTATAGTCGTAAGGGTGATTGAGAAATTGAACCGGTGCAGGATTCCCAGAAGCAGAGCCAGGACAAAGGTGTTAAAAGTCCCCACCTCGGCATCAAACAGAACCGTAATCAGGATGGAGAAAATGGCTACCGGATAAAGATAAAAAGAAAGGTCCAGCCGAATACCGATAAAATAAACCAGAATCAACTCCAGCCCGTAAATCAGATAAAGGGCCAGGATTTTGGGGTTGGATGCATAAATCTGATTGTGATAATAATAAAGATAAATATATAAAAGCCCGAAAGCGGCCAGAACCAAAAGGAGCCGGGCCAATACCGGCACATACATTTCCAGCCAGTTTTCATTCTCGTTGAGTTTCTCTTTCTGACGATACATTTCTTTCAGGATGTTGGCCTGACGGACGGTAACTTTGCTTCCCGCCCTGACGATAACATCACCGACCGCAATAATCTCGCTGACCGGCGATATTTCCGCCATGACTTCATTTCGGCGCGCTTCCATTTCATCCAGATTGACAGTCAGATTGGGAATTATGAAATGCCGTCCCAGTTCGTAGTATTGATCAACATCGAATGAATCCACCAGCGACCTATTATTCAGCGCCGCCAGAAAACTGACATAGGCCCGCGGCAAATCGAGTAATTTATCCCGGATGATAAAAATCTCCCGTTTGTCGATTCGGATAACCACCGAACGATTTTTAACATCAGGCAGGGTCTTCAAATCCGCCATGACCCCGGTAAAGTAGATTTCGTTTTCCAGAATATCCCCAATAACGGTCCCGGCCCGTTTGGTGTCCCGGCTTCTCAAAAGTTTATTGATGGCATCATTCCGGATGAAGGGATAGTCCCGGTTCAGAGAGCTACTCAGAGAATCAGTGTATTCATCCGCTCTTGCTTCAGTTTGATTATTTTCTTCCCAAATATTCTTGATTTTTTTTGTGGCCGCATCGGCCCGCTTCATCAACCCGTCGAACCGGGCCAGGGTCGAATCGACCAGGTCGGTATTATACTCCACCAGAGTCGGAATGGCATTGGCTGTGGCATCTTTCTCTTCCTTCAATTCCTCCGGTGTCTTTTCAATGGTAATCGTGAAAGGCGCAATAATATCCTTTTGTGCGATTTCGCCCCGGCGCGGGAAATCGAGAGGTTGAAAGAGATTTTCGGCGGGGTACAAAAAGGCTATTAAAACCGCCGCCATCAGAAGCATAAGATACTTGTATATCTTGCTGCTGGTCCGTGAAGCGGGCGTCTGGCGGGTTTCCGCCTTAACCTTCAAAAAACGTTTAAGCAGTCGTTTGAGTCTGATTAGAAATCTGCTCATAGGGGGATCAATAACTCCCTATTACTCCTTCCGATGTCTTTTTTCATAGCGCTCATAGGCCCGGATTATTTTTTGAACCAGAGCATGACGGACGACATCCTTGTCCGTAAGATATACGAATTTGACACCCTCGATTCCAGCCAGGATTTTCTGGATAACAACCAGTCCGGATAACTTGTTTTTATCCAAATCGATCTGGGTGATATCGCCGGTGACAATCGCCCGCGAACCCTCACCGAGGCGTGTCAGGAACATTTTCATCTGGGCGGGAGTGGTGTTCTGTCCCTCATCGAGAATAACAAAAGTATTGTTGAGAGTTCTACCCCGCATGAAAGCCAGCGGGACAATTTCTATGATTCCCAGTTCGATTAATTTTTTGATTTTTTCCGCCGGCATCATTTCATGCAGAGCATCATAAACCGGGCGCAGGTACGGATCCACTTTGGCCCGGATATCCCCCGGAAGAAAACCAAGCGATTCCCCGGCTTCGACCGCCGGGCGAACCAGGACAATTCGTTTGACGCTCTTTTCCTTAAGCGCCGCCACCGCCACCGCCACCGCCAGATATGTTTTACCGGTTCCGGCCGGACCGATGGAAAAAACAATATCATTTTCATCGATGGCATTAAGGTACAACTTCTGGCCCAGGGTTTTCGGTCGAATGGCCTTCTGGAGAACGCCATTGGCGATAATATCCCCGGCCATGGCCATCGCCGGTCCGCCCTTGCCCTCCTTGACCATTTCCATCGAGTAATTAAGGTACTGCTCGGTTAGATAATTACCCTGTTTAATCCTGGTGGTCAGGTCATCGAAAAGATCAATAATTTTTTCTACCTCGTTGTGATCACCCTCAATCACAATACTATCCCCGCGAGCGATTATATTGGCCTGGAAGGCATTTTCAATAATTCTTAAAAATACATCGTTCTGCCCGAATAATAGCCGGGGATCAATCCCTTCAATGGAATATGAACGAGATAATTTAACAGGTGTTTCGGAACTCATAGGCTTAATCAATATAAATCATCTTATGAAAAGCGCAAGCCCAACTCTTTGAGCTGCTCGGGATCGATATCCGAAGGCGAGCCATCCATGAGTGATTGGGCCGTGGCGGTCTTGGGAAAAGCAATAACCTCGCGAATACCCTCCGCACCGGTCATCATAGCGACGATGCGATCAAGTCCGGCGGCAATACCGCCGTGCGGCGGTGCCCCATAATCAAGAGCTTTGAGGAGAAATCCAAAGGCCTTGTCGATCCGTTCATCGGACATCCCCAGAATATTGAGAACCTGCCGTTGAAGTTGCGAACGGTGAATACGAATACTGCCCGAGGCCAGCTCCGTTCCGTTGAGAACCAGATCATATTGGTCGGCTCGAACTTTGCGTAAAGGATGATCGACATCACTGATCGACAGAGTGGTTGTGTCGGCTTCCATAAAATACTGCAAATCTTCCTCCAGCGGCATGGATACAATATTATGCATGGCATCCAGGCGATTTTCATCCTCGTTGTATTCAAATAGAGGAAATCGGGTTACCCACAGAAATTTCCAGCTTCCCTCTTCAATCAGTTTATTCTCTTTCCCCAGCCGGAGCCTGATCTGACCCAGGATGCTTTCCGTTTTAAGTTTCTTATCGGAAACAATGAACACGGCATCGCCGGCCGCAGCCCCGGTCCGCTCACATATTTTATCCTTGATCGCCTCCCCGATAAACTTGGCAATCGGCGATTTATCTCCATCCGCCTGCCTTAAAATATAGGCCAGTCCCCCGGCTCCCAGATTTCTGGCATACTGAGTCAGATCATCGATCATCTTTCGTGAATAATTCGCCCCGCCTTTCAGGCAAAGAGCCTTAACCACTCCCCCATGATCGATTGTATCGGCAAACACCTTAAAACCACAACCTTTGACCACGTCGGTTAAATCAATCAGTTCCATCCCGAATCGAAGATCGGGTTTATCTATTCCCCACCGATTCATGACTTCGCAATAGTCAAAACGCGGAAACGGTGTTTCCAGTTTGATGCCCAGGACCTTATCAAATACGTGAGTCATCATTTGTTCGCCCACCTGAAAAACATCATCGCGGGTGACAAAGGTCATTTCCAGGTCAATCTGCGTATGTTCCGGTTGGCGATCGGCCCGGAGATCTTCATCCCGAAGACAGCGTGCCATTTGAAAATAGCGATCGAAACAGGAAACCATCAGAATCTGTTTCATTAACTGCGGCGACTGCGGCAGGGCATAGAATTTACCCTTCTGGACCCGACTCGGCACCACATAGTCACGAGCTCCTTCCGGAGTGGAACGCATTAATAAAGGGGTCTCGATTTCCAGGAAATTCTGCCCCGAAAGAAATTCCCTGACCGCCATCGTCACCTCATGACGGATTTTTATTTTATCCTGCAGCGGTTTGCGGCGCAAATCCAGAAAACGGTATTCCAGCCGCAAAACCTCACTGGCATCGGGATTATCGACAATCTCGAACGGCGGGGTTTTGGATTCCGCCAAAATAAGAAATTTACTGCCGGCGACTTCTATTTCGCCCGTTTTCATACTTTTATTCTCCGTCCCCTCGGGGCGCTTTCTCACCACGCCTTCGACCGCAACGACGAATTCATGCCGGGCCCGCCCTGCCTGTTCGAAAACCTCACGATCCGTTTTCTCAGGATTGAAAACTACCTGGGTCAAGCCATATCGATCCCGCACATCTATAAACAGCAGGCCGCCAAGATTACGATACTCCTGAACCCAGCCATTAAGCCTGACGGTCATCCCGACCTGTTGGGCTGACAGTTCACCGCATGTATGCGTTCTTTTAAGGTCTTTGAATGAATTCAATTTATCTCCAATAAGTTCATATCATTATTATATTTAATTCGGCATCAATGATATCAATTTAAGTACCCCGAAATACATATTAGCGGCCGAAATTAAACAATTGACGGCCAAAAGTCAATAGGAACCGATTTTACCCGAAATTGTTGAAGGAAGGGAAAGAAACATGGAATTATGGCTTGACAAACCGCCGACCGAAAATATAATTCGTTCATTTTTAACGGTTTGTGGCCGATAGAAAAAAATGATATGAATATCTCGAGATATTTAAAAGAGGATTTGATCGAACTCGATTTTCGGGTTGAACTGGAGCCATCCCCCGAAGAGGGCAACTCCGACAGGTTGAAAATACGTAATAAAGAGCATATTCTCAGGGCGCTGGTCAATATCCTGATTCGATCCGGGAAAACCGGCAATGACACCAAACTCCTCAATGACTTTATCAATCGAGAGCGAAAAGCGACAACGGCCATTGGTGAAGGAATTGCTTTCCCTCACGTCCGTACCATGCAGGCTAAAAATTTTATAATCGGCTTTGCCCGATCGATCGATGGATACGAATTCGACTCACCCGATGCCGGCCTGACTCATCTCTTCTTTATCATGGCCGCCCCGCCGTACGATGACGATCTCTATTTGAGGGTTTTCAAGGCACTATCCGAAAATCTGCAGTATGAAAGCTTCCGCCACGAATTAATGGATGCCGCCAGGCCCTATGATATAATCCGGGCTTTCAAGAATGTCGAGTGATTATCACCGTCTCCCATACAATCCCATCAAACTGGTTTCCTCAATTATATGCCCTTTCATTCCAGACATTAAATTCGCCGCCGAAATACCTTTTTCAATAGCCTTGGCATCGAATTCGATTGCAATATCCAGAGCGTATAATTTAAAGAAATAACGATGGGCCTTGCCTCGGGGCGGACATGGTCCCCCATATCCGAATCGACCGAAATCATTTATCCCCTGAATCGCCCGATATGATGAATCGGACCCGACCCGGGGATTTTTATCCGTAGGAACCTTTTCCGCCAGACCATCCAGATCGGGCGGAATATTGAATATCACCCAGTGAACCCAGGTTCCAACCGGGGCATCGGGATCATCACATATCAGGGCGAGTGATTTGGTCCCTTCGGGAATATTCAGGAAACGCAATTCCGGTGAGATATCACTGCTGTCGCAGGTGAATTTCACCGGAATTTTCTCACCCGGTTTAAAATTGGAACTGGTTAATTGCATAGCTTTTAGCCCCGTTTCTTCTTTCAGGATATTACCCTGCTCCGCCTTAATTTCGGTAATACCTGTCAATAGACATATTATGAGTGTAGATATTATAATAGGCTTCATTTAAATAAACCTGATATATGTGCCATTCATGTCGCCCAATACCGGATCAATATTTGGAGGCTCTTTTCAAATATACAAACAGAATCAGTCTTAAATAAAACTCATTTTCATGACGTGGCTGGCTTGTCAACCGCCTTCCTGATAAACGCCTCCATCAATTCAATGGGCAGCGGAAAAACAATGGTTGAACCTTTGTTGACCGATATTTCCGTAAGAGTCTGCATATACCTGAGTTGCATCGCTCCCGGCGCCTGGGCAATAACCTTGGCCGCCTCGGATAACTGCTTCGAGGCCTGGAATTCGCCCTCGGCATGAATGACCTTGGAACGCCGTTCCCGCTCGGCTTCGGCCTGGCGGGCGATGGCTCGTGTCATCTCGGGCGGTAAATCGACATTCTTGACTTCCACCACCGAGACTTTAATCCCCCATGGTTCAGTCTGATGATCGATTATCTTCTGTAATTCCTGGTTGATTTTCTCCCGGTTGGACAACAGTTCATCAAGATCAACCTGTCCCAACACCGACCGCAGAGTGGTCTGGGCAATCTGGGAAGTGGCCTCGAAATAATTGGCCACCGCCACGATGGCCTTATTGGGATCCATTACCCTGAAATAAACGACGGCATTCACTTTGACCGAGACGTTATCGCGCGTGATGACATCCTGCGGCGGGACATCGAAAGTAATCGTTCGCAAATCGACCCGGGTCATGCGATCAACCATCGGGATAAGCAAAATGATTCCCGGGCCTTTGGCACCGATTAAACGCCCCAGCCGAAAAATTACGCCCCGTTCGTATTCCTTGAGTATCCGTATGGCATTAGTCAGTATTATCAGAGCAAAAAATATTATAAATCCTAATACGGCCGCTTGCATAACATCCTCCTTGTAATTTATGCTCTTTTCACTTTAATTTTCAGATTTTTAACTTCCAGAACCACAACGCGGGCGCTCTCCTCGATTATCTCATCCGCCGTCGCCTCCCATAACTCCCCGGCCAGATAAACATAACCGGTACCATCGATTTTACTTTTAACCGTCCCCGCCTCTCCCACCAGTCCTTCTGCCCCTGTGGTCGGTTTCGACACCCGCGCCTTGTAGGCCAAAATGAAGGCCAGCGCGGTGAAGCCGCCGACGACCAGGGCCACCGAAATAACAATGGTTTTGGATACTTTCAGTTCCGGGTCGGCGGTATCAATCAGCATCAAACCGCCCATAATCAGGGATATTACCCCGCCGATAGTCAACAATCCGTGACTCACGATTTTTATCTCCAGTAAAAATAGTATTATGGCAAATATAATGAGTAGAACACCGGCATAATTAATGGGCAGAGTCCTCATCCCGTAAAAAGCCAGAATCAGGCAGATTCCGCCAACCACCCCGGGCAAAATTGACCCCGGATTATATAATTCAAGAGTGATTCCCAGGCCACCCAGCGAAAACAGGATAAAAACCACATTGGGTGAAGAGATAATATCCAGAAGAGTCTGGATAAAGGTTTTCTTAATCGGCTCAATAACCGGATGTGCGGTTTTGATTATTTTCTTCCCGTAAACAGTGTTGACTTCCATACCATTGGTTTGCTTCAACAAGTCATCCAGGTTATCCGCTATCAGATTAATAACGTTTTTCTCAAGCGCCTCGGAACTGGTGATTGACACTGACCTTCGGGCCGCTTCTTCGGCCCATTCGGCATTACGGCCATACCGTTCCGCCATAGCCTTAAGCGAGGCTACGGCATCATTCATTATTTTCTCTGATAATACTGAGTCGATTGTCTCCCCCGACCCGGAAACAACATGAGCCGCCCCGATATTGGTCCCCGGGGCCATGGCCGCTATATGGGCCGCATAGGTAATATACATCCCGGCCGAGGCCGCTTTGGAACCCGCCGGGGCGATATAGACCGCCACCGGAACGTGGGAATTTAAAATCAATTTGGTAATCGGCCACATTGCGGCCGTAAACCCGCCCGGGGTATCCATCCTGATCACCAGTAAATCGGCCGCTTCTTCTTCCGCCCGAGCGACCGCATCCATCACCCGATCAGCCGTCACGGTGCCCACGGGCCCTTCGATATCAAGCAATAGGACCAGGTCGGATTCCTGCGTCTCATTGGTAGTTGCCGCGGTATCCTGTGAAAGAGAATCGGCTGATACCGAAACAACCCAAACAAGAAGAACAGTCATTAAAATCATAATAAATTTGTTAGTCATATTACAACCCTGAAAAATCCTTCGATCACATGTTACCTATATATCTTTTTAAGCGACATTTTGACAATCTAAAAGCAATAGATGAACCCCGGTGGGTTACTCTCAATAACTGCCATTAAAAGCCAACTGTCAATCCCAAAATCAAATATCGCGATTTCACGGGATATTGAAAAATCTTAAATGAGTAATTTTGAATCCGGATTGAGATAAACCGGATGCCCGTCAAAAATGGTTGCCTCGATTTCAATACCAGCCAATCTCGAGCGGGTAGCGGTATAGGGATTATCTGTCAGAACTACGAAATCGGCTTTATAACCGGGCAGTAAGAAACCGCACTCAAATTCCTGCTCGACCGCATAAGCCGGCCCGGCGGTGAAACCGAAAATCGCCTGTGCCACATTTATTCGTTCCTCAGGATAAAAAACCCCTTTAATACCCGGCGCCCGGCGATTGACCGCATTTTCTATCCCGGTCAGAGGATCCAGCCGCTCAATCGGTGCATCGGACCCAAAGGCCAGCGAAATGCTGTTTTCAAGCAAGGTCTTAAAGATATAGCAGTTACGCCCCCGTTTCCCCCAGTATTTTTCGATCAATCTGATATCCGAGGGGCAGTGCGACGGTTGCATCGAGGCTGTCAATCCCAGTTTTTTCAGACGCGGGATATCGCACCGCCGGATCATCTGCAGGTGTTCGATACGACTACGGCGCGGGATTAATGCCGATGAAGCCTGCTCGAATGCATCGAGAACATTGGCGACAGCCTTATCGCCGATAGCATGAATGGCGCATGGAAGACCTAACCTGGCCGCGCCTTTAATCAGCGAAACCATCGCCTCTATCGATTTTACCTCAACCCCAAAATTATCTTTAGATCCCAAATACCTGTTAAAACAAAGGGCGGTTTGACTTCCCAGGGCACCGTCAGCGAATAACTTTACTCCGGATAGACGCAGGTAATCATTTCCATATCCATAATTGAGTTTGCGCTTTCTCAATTCAGAAAGGTAACTTGACGGCGCATAATAACTTATTCTCAAACCAAGTTTGCCTACTTCCAACAGCCTTTGGAAAAAATAGAAAGCCTCAGGACCATCAAAGGAATGAACCCCGGTGACGCCTTTCTTATGGGCATCTTCAATTACCCGGTTAAATAGCCGCTGAGCCATTGCCGGCGGTGGTTCTTTCATATGCTTGAGAACCTTCATATAGGCCGGTATTTCTTTTAAAATTCCGGTCGGTTCGCCATCGGCCGTCCGCTCGATCCGACCGCCTGCGGGATCGGGCGTTCGGGAATCAATACCCGCTATTTCCAGCGCTTTCGAGTTGGCCCACATTAAATGAGTATCTTTGGAAAAAATCGCCGCCGGTCTCCCCGTCGTCACACGATCGAGCATAGTACGGTCGGGCACAATATATTTCTTCCATCGATCCGGCGAAAACCCTTCACCGGTAACCCATTCTTCCGGCCCCAGCTTCCGGCTATGGGTGGCGATAGCATCCAGGACTTCCTCAATTGATGTCAACCCATCCAGTCGAGCATTACGAAGTGAAAGGGCCATGAAATAAATATGGGTATGAGCATCAACCAGACCGGGAATGACGGCATGTTTTTTAAGATCAATTTTCTCGAAGTGGCGAAAATCGTTATCGTACTGCAAACTGCGTCCGACCGCGGCGATTGTCTTTCCCGTTATCGCCATCGAATCGGTAACATCTCCTTCCCCGGCTTGAGTATATATCATGCCATTATAGTACAGTCTATTCTTTTTCAAAGGTTTCTCCGGGAATTCGTGTGTCACCCTGCCGCTCGGTAATTCCCAACCGATCGGTTTCCTCA comes from the Candidatus Zixiibacteriota bacterium genome and includes:
- a CDS encoding HDIG domain-containing protein: MSRFLIRLKRLLKRFLKVKAETRQTPASRTSSKIYKYLMLLMAAVLIAFLYPAENLFQPLDFPRRGEIAQKDIIAPFTITIEKTPEELKEEKDATANAIPTLVEYNTDLVDSTLARFDGLMKRADAATKKIKNIWEENNQTEARADEYTDSLSSSLNRDYPFIRNDAINKLLRSRDTKRAGTVIGDILENEIYFTGVMADLKTLPDVKNRSVVIRIDKREIFIIRDKLLDLPRAYVSFLAALNNRSLVDSFDVDQYYELGRHFIIPNLTVNLDEMEARRNEVMAEISPVSEIIAVGDVIVRAGSKVTVRQANILKEMYRQKEKLNENENWLEMYVPVLARLLLVLAAFGLLYIYLYYYHNQIYASNPKILALYLIYGLELILVYFIGIRLDLSFYLYPVAIFSILITVLFDAEVGTFNTFVLALLLGILHRFNFSITLTTIIVGVVACYSIQRVRQRSEFFKAVLYLLFTYSVLVFVLESFNISPSEDIFNLLAFGWVNAIMSPLLAMGILPFLESLFGFTTNVTLLELSDMNNPLLKRLALEAPGTYHHSILVGNLAEAAAKEIDANPLLARVGAYYHDIGKIEIPEYFVENQLGIKSKHESLTPTMSAIILASHIKKGRILGEMADLPDEVLNFIEEHHGTMTMSYFLNKAKEMGIENPPVEEFKYPGPKPQIRETAIVMLADSVEAASRTLSDPKPARIRNLVQNIINDRFQSGELEECPLTLKDLAGIRESFTKILMGVFHHRIEYPDKEDSK
- a CDS encoding PhoH family protein, yielding MSSETPVKLSRSYSIEGIDPRLLFGQNDVFLRIIENAFQANIIARGDSIVIEGDHNEVEKIIDLFDDLTTRIKQGNYLTEQYLNYSMEMVKEGKGGPAMAMAGDIIANGVLQKAIRPKTLGQKLYLNAIDENDIVFSIGPAGTGKTYLAVAVAVAALKEKSVKRIVLVRPAVEAGESLGFLPGDIRAKVDPYLRPVYDALHEMMPAEKIKKLIELGIIEIVPLAFMRGRTLNNTFVILDEGQNTTPAQMKMFLTRLGEGSRAIVTGDITQIDLDKNKLSGLVVIQKILAGIEGVKFVYLTDKDVVRHALVQKIIRAYERYEKRHRKE
- the aspS gene encoding aspartate--tRNA ligase, yielding MNSFKDLKRTHTCGELSAQQVGMTVRLNGWVQEYRNLGGLLFIDVRDRYGLTQVVFNPEKTDREVFEQAGRARHEFVVAVEGVVRKRPEGTENKSMKTGEIEVAGSKFLILAESKTPPFEIVDNPDASEVLRLEYRFLDLRRKPLQDKIKIRHEVTMAVREFLSGQNFLEIETPLLMRSTPEGARDYVVPSRVQKGKFYALPQSPQLMKQILMVSCFDRYFQMARCLRDEDLRADRQPEHTQIDLEMTFVTRDDVFQVGEQMMTHVFDKVLGIKLETPFPRFDYCEVMNRWGIDKPDLRFGMELIDLTDVVKGCGFKVFADTIDHGGVVKALCLKGGANYSRKMIDDLTQYARNLGAGGLAYILRQADGDKSPIAKFIGEAIKDKICERTGAAAGDAVFIVSDKKLKTESILGQIRLRLGKENKLIEEGSWKFLWVTRFPLFEYNEDENRLDAMHNIVSMPLEEDLQYFMEADTTTLSISDVDHPLRKVRADQYDLVLNGTELASGSIRIHRSQLQRQVLNILGMSDERIDKAFGFLLKALDYGAPPHGGIAAGLDRIVAMMTGAEGIREVIAFPKTATAQSLMDGSPSDIDPEQLKELGLRFS
- a CDS encoding PTS sugar transporter subunit IIA; its protein translation is MNISRYLKEDLIELDFRVELEPSPEEGNSDRLKIRNKEHILRALVNILIRSGKTGNDTKLLNDFINRERKATTAIGEGIAFPHVRTMQAKNFIIGFARSIDGYEFDSPDAGLTHLFFIMAAPPYDDDLYLRVFKALSENLQYESFRHELMDAARPYDIIRAFKNVE
- a CDS encoding YbhB/YbcL family Raf kinase inhibitor-like protein → MQLTSSNFKPGEKIPVKFTCDSSDISPELRFLNIPEGTKSLALICDDPDAPVGTWVHWVIFNIPPDLDGLAEKVPTDKNPRVGSDSSYRAIQGINDFGRFGYGGPCPPRGKAHRYFFKLYALDIAIEFDAKAIEKGISAANLMSGMKGHIIEETSLMGLYGRR
- a CDS encoding slipin family protein, coding for MQAAVLGFIIFFALIILTNAIRILKEYERGVIFRLGRLIGAKGPGIILLIPMVDRMTRVDLRTITFDVPPQDVITRDNVSVKVNAVVYFRVMDPNKAIVAVANYFEATSQIAQTTLRSVLGQVDLDELLSNREKINQELQKIIDHQTEPWGIKVSVVEVKNVDLPPEMTRAIARQAEAERERRSKVIHAEGEFQASKQLSEAAKVIAQAPGAMQLRYMQTLTEISVNKGSTIVFPLPIELMEAFIRKAVDKPATS
- a CDS encoding nodulation protein NfeD, with amino-acid sequence MTNKFIMILMTVLLVWVVSVSADSLSQDTAATTNETQESDLVLLLDIEGPVGTVTADRVMDAVARAEEEAADLLVIRMDTPGGFTAAMWPITKLILNSHVPVAVYIAPAGSKAASAGMYITYAAHIAAMAPGTNIGAAHVVSGSGETIDSVLSEKIMNDAVASLKAMAERYGRNAEWAEEAARRSVSITSSEALEKNVINLIADNLDDLLKQTNGMEVNTVYGKKIIKTAHPVIEPIKKTFIQTLLDIISSPNVVFILFSLGGLGITLELYNPGSILPGVVGGICLILAFYGMRTLPINYAGVLLIIFAIILFLLEIKIVSHGLLTIGGVISLIMGGLMLIDTADPELKVSKTIVISVALVVGGFTALAFILAYKARVSKPTTGAEGLVGEAGTVKSKIDGTGYVYLAGELWEATADEIIEESARVVVLEVKNLKIKVKRA
- a CDS encoding amidohydrolase → MKKNRLYYNGMIYTQAGEGDVTDSMAITGKTIAAVGRSLQYDNDFRHFEKIDLKKHAVIPGLVDAHTHIYFMALSLRNARLDGLTSIEEVLDAIATHSRKLGPEEWVTGEGFSPDRWKKYIVPDRTMLDRVTTGRPAAIFSKDTHLMWANSKALEIAGIDSRTPDPAGGRIERTADGEPTGILKEIPAYMKVLKHMKEPPPAMAQRLFNRVIEDAHKKGVTGVHSFDGPEAFYFFQRLLEVGKLGLRISYYAPSSYLSELRKRKLNYGYGNDYLRLSGVKLFADGALGSQTALCFNRYLGSKDNFGVEVKSIEAMVSLIKGAARLGLPCAIHAIGDKAVANVLDAFEQASSALIPRRSRIEHLQMIRRCDIPRLKKLGLTASMQPSHCPSDIRLIEKYWGKRGRNCYIFKTLLENSISLAFGSDAPIERLDPLTGIENAVNRRAPGIKGVFYPEERINVAQAIFGFTAGPAYAVEQEFECGFLLPGYKADFVVLTDNPYTATRSRLAGIEIEATIFDGHPVYLNPDSKLLI